From Sphingopyxis sp. USTB-05, the proteins below share one genomic window:
- a CDS encoding cytochrome P450: MTDLKDPDLYVGGMPYAELAALRAAGSVHWNPESDGAGFWAVLGFDDIITVSRQADLFSSAHENGGHRIFNENEVGLTGAGESAIGIPFISRDPPTHTQYRKFVMPALSPARLEGIEARIAERVERLFADVPLNEAVNILPLLTVPLPLLTLAELLGVSADMWHDLHRWTDAFVGEDDPDFRQSPEAMQAVMGEFIGFASALFAERRANPGPDIASLLANAEIHGQPVPLGDFIGNLILALVGGNETTRNSINHSLIAFANNPDQWDAIRSDPGLLPNAVKEMVRHASPVIHMRRTATRDTKLAGQTIRQGDKVVVFYPAGNRDPAVFADPDAFDVMRPIRQHLAFGAGTHVCVGSRLAEMQLRLAFEQMARHVRRIEIMGEPIRVRSNFINGFKRLDVRLVT; encoded by the coding sequence GCGCCGCAGGCTCGGTCCACTGGAACCCCGAAAGCGATGGCGCGGGCTTCTGGGCGGTGCTGGGGTTCGATGACATCATCACCGTGTCGCGGCAGGCCGATCTCTTTTCCTCGGCACACGAAAATGGCGGGCATCGCATCTTCAATGAAAATGAGGTCGGGCTGACCGGCGCCGGCGAATCGGCGATCGGCATTCCCTTCATCTCGCGCGATCCGCCGACGCACACCCAATACCGCAAATTCGTGATGCCCGCGCTGTCGCCGGCGCGATTGGAAGGCATCGAAGCGCGGATCGCCGAACGCGTCGAGCGGCTGTTCGCCGATGTGCCGCTGAACGAGGCGGTGAACATCCTGCCGCTCCTGACCGTGCCGCTGCCCCTCCTCACCCTCGCCGAACTGCTCGGCGTCTCCGCCGATATGTGGCACGATCTCCACCGCTGGACCGACGCCTTCGTCGGCGAGGACGACCCCGATTTCCGCCAGTCGCCTGAAGCGATGCAGGCGGTGATGGGCGAATTCATCGGCTTTGCTTCGGCGCTGTTCGCGGAACGCCGCGCCAACCCCGGTCCCGACATCGCGTCGCTGCTCGCCAATGCCGAAATACACGGCCAACCCGTTCCGCTCGGCGATTTCATCGGCAATCTGATCCTCGCACTCGTCGGCGGTAACGAGACGACGCGCAATTCGATCAACCACAGCCTGATCGCATTTGCCAACAATCCCGATCAATGGGACGCCATCCGCTCCGATCCCGGCCTGCTGCCCAATGCGGTCAAGGAAATGGTGCGTCACGCCAGCCCCGTGATCCACATGCGACGAACCGCGACACGCGACACAAAACTTGCCGGGCAGACGATCCGCCAGGGCGACAAGGTCGTCGTCTTCTACCCCGCCGGCAATCGCGACCCCGCGGTGTTCGCCGATCCTGACGCCTTCGATGTGATGCGCCCGATCCGCCAGCATCTCGCCTTCGGCGCCGGTACGCATGTCTGCGTCGGATCGCGACTCGCCGAAATGCAATTGCGACTCGCCTTTGAGCAAATGGCGCGTCATGTTCGCCGCATAGAGATCATGGGAGAGCCGATCCGCGTGCGGTCGAACTTCATCAACGGCTTCAAGCGGCTCGACGTCAGGCTGGTGACGTGA